One region of Colius striatus isolate bColStr4 chromosome 4, bColStr4.1.hap1, whole genome shotgun sequence genomic DNA includes:
- the BHLHE22 gene encoding class E basic helix-loop-helix protein 22, whose protein sequence is MERALGLPAEEDLFHKSLAASAKRMESAFRSPPGLDLSHPRDRQPSPLACYEAAEPEALLQPGVGGDPLALPPGSVCVKYGESASRSSVAESSGGEQSPDDDSDGRCELVLRGAGGDPRVASPAAGGGGGGGGGGLKAAEGGCSNSHGHGGSKKSKEQKALRLNINARERRRMHDLNDALDELRAVIPYAHSPSVRKLSKIATLLLAKNYILMQAQALEEMRRLVAYLNQGQAISAASLPSSAAAAAAAAAALHPALGAYEQAAGYPFSAGLPPATSCPEKCAIFNSVSSSLCKQCTEKP, encoded by the coding sequence ATGGAGCGGGCGCTGGGGCTGCCCGCAGAAGAGGACCTCTTCCACAAGAGCCTCGCCGCCTCGGCCAAGCGCATGGAGTCCGCCTTCCGCTCGCCCCCGGGGCTCGACCTCTCCCACCCCCGAGACCGCCAGCCCTCGCCGCTCGCCTGCTACGAGGCGGCGGAGCCCGAGGCGCTGCTGCAGCCCGGCGTCGGCGGCGACCCGCTGGCGCTGCCGCCGGGCTCCGTCTGCGTCAAGTACGGGGAGAGCGCCAGCCGGAGCTCGGTGGCCGAGAGCAGCGGCGGCGAGCAGAGCCCCGACGACGACAGCGACGGGCGCTGCGAGCTGGTGCTGCGCGGCGCCGGGGGGGACCCGCGCGTCGCCTcgccggcggcgggcggcggcggcggcggggggggcggggggctgAAGGCAGCCGAGGGCGGCTGCTCAAACAGCCACGGGCACGGCGGCAGCAAGAAGTCCAAGGAGCAGAAGGCGTTGCGCCTCAACATCAACgcgcgggagcggcggcggaTGCACGACCTGAACGACGCGCTGGACGAGCTCCGGGCGGTCATCCCCTACGCGCACAGCCCCTCGGTGCGGAAGCTCTCCAAGATCGCCACGCTCCTCCTGGCCAAGAACTACATCCTGATGCAGGCGCAGGCCCTGGAGGAGATGCGGCGCCTGGTGGCTTATCTCAACCAGGGCCAGGCCATCTCCGCTGCCTCTCTCCCCAGctccgcggcggcggcggcggcggcggcggctgcgctgCACCCCGCCCTCGGCGCCTACGAGCAGGCGGCCGGGTACCCCTTCAGCGCCGGGCTGCCTCCCGCCACCTCCTGCCCGGAGAAATGTGCCATTTTCAACAGCgtctcctccagcctctgcaAACAGTGCACGGAGAAGCCTtaa